The Numida meleagris isolate 19003 breed g44 Domestic line chromosome 20, NumMel1.0, whole genome shotgun sequence genome has a window encoding:
- the TMEM52 gene encoding transmembrane protein 52, whose product MSNWTSLWYIWLILLTVFMLLLCGITASCKKFCCRKKRPPVQPFPRHPYDLTVVAIDSDSTAHSTVTSYSSFQYPPSVPIPSIFVGMDRSTVSPPAYSPYAMDLPPSYDEAVQMGKQHIEVALVSQKLSDIPGQVMPGGQNPVQNSPDIINRDPATQPDSEDATQEQPRL is encoded by the exons ATGTCTAATTGGACAAGTCTCTGGTACATCTG GTTAATCTTGCTGACTGTGTTCATGCTCCTGCTCTGTGGGATCACAGCAAGCTGCAAGaagttctgctgcaggaagaagagGCCTCCAGTCCAGCCCTTCCCTCGGCACCCCTACGATCTGACTGTGGTTGCTATTGACAGTGACAGCACGGCCCACAGCACAGTGACCT CATACAGCTCATTCCAGTACCCTCCAAGTGTCCCTATCCCTTCAATATTTGTGGGTATGGATAGGAGCACTGTGTCTCCTCCAGCTTACAGTCCCTATGCAATGGATTTGCCACCTTCTTATGATGAAGCTGTCCAAATGGGCAAACAACACATTGAAGTAGCACTGGTAAGCCAGAAACTCAGTGACATCCCCGGGCAGGTGATGCCAGGTGGGCAGAATCCCGTCCAGAATTCACCTGACATAATCAACAGAGATCCAGCAACACAGCCAGATTCAGAAGATGCCACACAAGAACAGCCTCGGCTCTAG